Proteins from one Paraburkholderia sp. BL10I2N1 genomic window:
- a CDS encoding CaiB/BaiF CoA-transferase family protein codes for MPSPAALKGLRVLDLTRLLPGPVATLRLAELGADVLKIEAPGVGDHARTMMQSQADRLAGRPGAFYRLVNRGKRETRLDLKSEAGRTVLRALAREADVLVESFRPGVMERLGVGYDLLRVENPRLVYCAITGYGSEGPYAAFAGHDLNYVAYAGVLDQLVARDGTPIMPNFQIADLLGGALSAVTQILAALWHVARGGNGRFIDVSMTHAVHANNIVAQIALANEGAAPRAAGGLLNGGVPCYNLYRTLDGRWLAIGALELKFWETLCAALGREDWTDRHWSLGQAIGGPDAAALTLELAAVIVRETLDDWLALLEPLDCCVAPVLTAAEAARHPLFNPELAESPDDQDDLDPYPAP; via the coding sequence TTGCCGTCTCCTGCTGCATTGAAAGGCTTGCGCGTGCTCGACCTGACGCGTCTGTTGCCCGGCCCGGTTGCGACACTCCGGCTCGCCGAGCTGGGTGCCGACGTCCTGAAGATCGAGGCCCCGGGCGTGGGAGATCACGCCCGCACGATGATGCAAAGCCAGGCGGACCGGCTCGCCGGCAGGCCGGGGGCGTTCTACCGGCTCGTCAACCGCGGCAAGCGTGAGACCCGGCTGGATCTGAAATCGGAAGCCGGTCGCACGGTGCTTCGTGCGTTGGCGCGTGAAGCGGACGTGCTGGTCGAGAGCTTCCGGCCTGGCGTGATGGAACGGCTCGGCGTCGGCTATGACCTGCTGCGGGTGGAAAATCCGAGGCTCGTCTATTGCGCGATCACAGGTTACGGGTCTGAAGGACCGTACGCGGCTTTCGCCGGACACGATCTGAACTACGTCGCCTATGCAGGCGTCCTCGATCAGCTGGTTGCGCGCGACGGCACGCCGATCATGCCTAATTTCCAGATCGCCGACCTGCTGGGCGGTGCCCTCTCGGCGGTCACGCAGATACTCGCGGCGCTCTGGCACGTCGCGCGGGGAGGAAACGGCCGTTTCATCGACGTCTCGATGACACACGCCGTGCACGCCAACAATATCGTCGCCCAGATCGCGCTCGCCAACGAGGGGGCAGCGCCACGTGCCGCCGGCGGTCTGCTGAATGGCGGCGTGCCCTGCTACAACCTGTATCGCACGCTCGATGGGCGCTGGCTTGCGATCGGCGCGCTGGAACTCAAATTCTGGGAAACGTTGTGCGCGGCGCTGGGCCGCGAAGACTGGACAGACCGGCACTGGAGCCTCGGACAGGCGATCGGTGGCCCGGACGCCGCCGCGCTGACGCTGGAACTGGCCGCCGTGATTGTTCGCGAGACGCTTGACGACTGGCTCGCGCTGCTGGAACCGCTCGATTGCTGCGTCGCCCCGGTGCTGACAGCCGCCGAGGCAGCGCGGCACCCGCTGTTCAATCCCGAGCTCGCAGAATCGCCGGACGACCAGGATGATCTGGACCCGTACCCTGCCCCGTAG
- a CDS encoding DUF2866 domain-containing protein — MKQSHESVAERLMNLRGCRVSEPIRQPWGGRGCRIVEWIDTAGQISRRVVAEDVTADEVRATIERHVEGRKHVLIDDESAPRQTLPRR; from the coding sequence TTGAAACAGTCTCATGAATCCGTGGCCGAGCGCCTCATGAATCTGCGCGGCTGTCGTGTGTCGGAGCCGATCCGGCAACCGTGGGGTGGCCGTGGTTGCCGGATTGTCGAATGGATCGACACGGCCGGGCAGATTTCGCGTCGGGTCGTCGCCGAAGATGTGACCGCCGATGAAGTGCGCGCCACCATTGAACGGCACGTCGAAGGGCGCAAGCACGTGCTCATCGACGACGAGAGCGCGCCCCGGCAGACCTTGCCGCGGCGTTGA